The Octopus bimaculoides isolate UCB-OBI-ISO-001 chromosome 13, ASM119413v2, whole genome shotgun sequence genome includes a window with the following:
- the LOC106884327 gene encoding uncharacterized protein LOC106884327: MTIQSVKHFSLWPCKQLSQHSCCHFAYLSSVIDEFLLPCFHWLAQVAALLVPVTNSNESLQNCSSFYNLVQYLHGIAHEHLILQVLYSPVLYLTIWITKLQRSGEHLRYDVYSLTAEVSRHVSCALKESVCGHNSDRSPLSVMAVETSTIRGPFNSVLNSARPTVCIKRLSECFDEWQLSEGIHKKLTRVPCKTSPKQLTCKRVVKKYSQLKKSPSTEFKRKLFVYSADSPEQSPTPFSVTQSSDSILDNTLKEKLLNGHMEEDHSSVEVSHDECNDNSTHSISAENLNSANSKSLQQLACSLVRRKYVRFWRKPLECPVSTGSTGERRILKNVRLCDVFKPGSDKCQHGQLPENLIIPDSCSKKSSCTNNNNNNSISENEHCIPENQQSGDVHWKSEEKNIFSLFKNSETVKNRLNTSVANEKHDVASSESSVDPSKKCPKTTTGSLLLHQEKVANSTDSKICVNLADQSIDCLKHSMYSETLKSELDSDPVGNSYDKNSHQGCFSEDSAFSSGSNCSVDPLEHVNKITKVQETRRKANKRPSYTYNYFTNCEQEGPRIRRRRMCPCCMSSSPEKKRRRRSRSCAYKLPGNSQPFVQNTLRLISLRNKLHLLFSVLFPKLYPFLESIRTDSEDVDVLISEAISLVETGKPVSSEKTSLPLSSSSLSSSSSSSSSSSSSSSLPTSLCSMGADNTSVDKININTLQGQAMLLDMKVSLCKSPEKCLLSLQQKTMTFLKVLLPNVPFHQEVFHQISSEHLEYMLDLIVSSNQGTAPSNL; encoded by the coding sequence ATGACTATTCAAAGTGTAAAACATTTCTCTTTATGGCCTTGTAAACAACTTTCTCAACATTCTTGTTGCCATTTCGCTTATCTGTCTTCTGTTATTGATGAATTCCTGTTGCCATGTTTCCATTGGCTTGCACAAGTGGCAGCATTATTGGTTCCAGTTACAAACTCAAACGAATCACTACAAAATTGTTCATCTTTTTACAATCTTGTGCAATATCTACATGGTATTGCACATGAACACCTGATCCTTCAGGTTCTGTATAGTCCTGTGCTGTATCTTACAATTTGGATAACGAAATTACAAAGATCTGGAGAACACCTTCGATATGATGTTTACTCTTTAACTGCTGAAGTTAGCCGACATGTTAGCTGTGCTTTGAAGGAGTCTGTATGTGGCCATAATTCTGACAGATCTCCTTTATCAGTGATGGCTGTTGAAACTTCTACCATCCGGGGGCCTTTTAATAGTGTCCTAAACTCTGCCCGTCCCACTGTCTGTATCAAACGTCTTAGTGAGTGTTTTGATGAGTGGCAACTATCAGAGGGCATACACAAGAAACTGACCCGTGTGCCCTGTAAGACCTCACCCAAACAATTGACTTGTAAACGAGTTGTTAAAAAATACTCCCAGTTGAAAAAGTCTCCAAGCACTGAATTTAAACGGAAGTTGTTTGTGTATTCTGCTGACTCACCTGAACAATCGCCCACTCCTTTCTCTGTGACGCAATCCAGCGACAGCATACTTGACAATACACTGAAagaaaaattactgaatggaCACATGGAGGAAGACCATTCTTCCGTGGAAGTTAGCCATGATGAATGTAATGATAACTCAACACACTCTATATCTGCAGAAAACCTCAACTCAGCAAATAGTAAGTCACTACAACAACTTGCCTGCAGCCTTGTTAGGCGAAAGTATGTTCGCTTTTGGCGTAAACCTCTTGAATGTCCTGTGTCTACTGGATCCACTGGGGAACGTCGCATTCTGAAAAATGTGCGATTGTGCGATGTTTTCAAGCCAGGTTCTGATAAATGTCAACATGGTCAATTACCTGAAAACTTAATTATTCCTGATTCTTGTTCTAAAAAATCTTcttgcaccaataataataataataattccatttcTGAAAATGAACATTGCATTCCTGAAAACCAACAATCTGGTGATGTTCATTGGAAGtccgaagaaaaaaatatattctctctgtttaaGAACTCAGAGACTGTAAAAAACCGTCTAAACACTTCTGTTGCGAATGAAAAACATGACGTTGCCTCTAGTGAATCCTCAGTTGACCCTAGTAAAAAATGTCCAAAGACCACCACAGGTAGCCTTTTATTGCATCAAGAGAAGGTAGCAAATTCAACTGACTCTAAGATCTGTGTCAACTTGGCTGACCAGTCCATTGATTGCTTAAAGCATAGTATGTACTCTGAAACACTTAAATCCGAGTTAGATAGCGACCCTGTTGGTAATTCTTATGACAAGAACTCCCATCAGGGTTGTTTTTCTGAAGACTCTGCCTTTAGCAGTGGCAGCAACTGTAGTGTTGACCCCCTAGAACACGTAAACAAAATTACTAAAGTGCAAGAGACACGACGCAAGGCCAATAAACGACCGTCTTATACCTATAACTATTTTACCAACTGCGAACAGGAAGGTCCTCGGATACGGCGAAGGCGTATGTGTCCATGCTGTATGTCTTCGTCACCAGAGAAAAAGAGGCGGCGGCGATCACGGTCGTGTGCTTATAAGTTGCCTGGTAACTCCCAGCCTTTTGTTCAGAATACATTAAGACTAATCTCATTGCGTAACAAGTTACATTTGCTGTTTTCAGTATTATTTCCAAAACTGTATCCATTTCTGGAGTCTATTCGAACTGACTCAGAGGATGTGGACGTTTTAATCAGTGAAGCTATTTCTCTGGTGGAGACAGGTAAACCAGTGTCATCTGAAAAAACTTCATTACctctgtcatcttcatcattatcatcatcatcatcttcttcgtcgtcgtcttcatcgtcatcatcattacccacTTCTTTATGTTCCATGGGTGCAGACAATACCAGTGtggataaaataaacattaataccTTACAGGGTCAAGCCATGTTGCTGGACATGAAAGTAAGTTTGTGTAAGTCACCAGAGAAGTGTCTCTTATCCTTGCAGCAAAAGACAATGACCTTTCTCAAAGTGTTGCTACCCAACGTCCCATTTCACCAGGAAGTTTTTCATCAGATATCTTCTGAGCACCTTGAATATATGCTTGATCTTATTGTTAGCAGCAACCAAGGCACAGCACCTTCAAATCTTTGA